A segment of the Pseudanabaena sp. BC1403 genome:
CTTGTCAAATCCTTTCCACATGGCTTCTATTTCGGAAGGTTTGAGGGTATTGTCTTGTCCTGCCACCATATCGCCACCACATAGCACTAAGTCTGGTTCCCAATCTGGCAAAAATGCGATCGCCTGTTTAACCTGATCAATATAATCCGTAGAACCATAAGCACTATTGAGATCGCTAACCACCACAATTCGCACATCACCCCTCACGGGTGCATATAGTCCTTTTGGTGCAGGGTTTGATGATCTTTTGACAGTTGGAGATTTGGTAGGTTTAGGGTTGTTGGCTATGGGAGATGCGGTCTCTGTAGGTGCGACATCAGGTTTGCGGTTCAGAATTCCCGAAAAAGCAGCCCCACCAATCCCGCCACCAAGCACTAATCCACCAAATATCAATAACTGCCGCCGTTTGAATGCCATAGGATCTTAAATATCTACTTGCTGCAATATTTTATAGTGATCGCTAGGTGTAATGCTAAATAATTTAAGTTAGTTGAGAGTATTCTGCAAAGCTTGAATGGTTAATGAAAGCGATCGCCTATCACTATTAGATCTCTTGTAAATTAGGTTGGGAGTGGGTTAGGAGTGATTTTTTTGAACTTAAGAGGTAGCCAAAAGTATCGAGATCAGGGCAAAGTTATAACGGCTTTCATAAAACCCAAGAATTGATTGGCGGCGCTTCGCGCCGCCAATCAATTCTTGGGTTTTATGTCCTAAGACAAGGGACTGTAGCAATAATTTGCAAACCGATATAATTTGGCGCAGAAAGCATTGCTAAACTAAAATCTATACACATAGAGCTTTTTGGGCAATACTGTTATCGACTCATTGAATAATTAGGCGTGCGCGGCTTCGTCGCGCACGCCTAATTATTCAATGGGAAGAGAGTAAGTGTTGATTCGAGAATGAAAGAAGTTGAGATTGATGGGAAACTTATGCGAATCTTATTGGTGGATGACGAAGAAGAGCTTGCCGAACCACTACAACGAATTTTGGCAAATCAGGGTTATTTAGTTGATAGCGCTAATAGTGGCGATCGCGGCTGGGAATTGGCACAGACAGGTGATTATGACTTGCTGATTTTGGATTGGATGATGCCTGAGAAATCGGGGGTAGAAATTTGCAGCTCATTGCGACAGAAAGGAGATAGTACACCCGTACTCATACTCACTGCCAAGGATACTCTTGACGATCGCGTAGCAGGTTTAGATAGTGGCGCTGACGATTATTTAGTAAAACCTTTTGAATTGCGGGAGTTACTTGCCAGAGTGAGGGCGTTACTGCGCCGCGCACCCTCTCCACTCGCATTAACAAGTGAGCCTGCAAAATTAAGTTATGGAGACTTGGAACTTGATCGCGATAATCAAGTCGTATATCGAGATCAGATTGCGATCGCTTTAACCGAGAGAGAATATCAGCTCTTAGAGTATTTTATGTTTCATCCAAACCAATTACTAAGCCATGAACTCATCTCACAACATCTCTGGAAAGAAGGAGAAGATGCCCCAACTAGTAATGCCCTAGCCGCACAGATCAAATTATTACGGCGCAAAATTGATCGTGATCGCCAAATTTCTTTGATCAATACTGTGTATGGCAAAGGCTATCGCTTTGGCTGAAAATCAGATCTTTCTTTGCAAGGTTTGTTTCGCGAACCTTGCAAAAATCTGTAGTAATCGTACTTTACTTGATAAAGGAAACCTGATATTTTTTAAAAGCTTTGCTTAGTAAGGCTTTCAAAAATTGAAACTCGATCTAAGGCGAACATATGTAAAATGGTGTCGTGAGGGCATCAACGGAGTGAAAAATTGTGGGACAGGCTCAACTACCGCCGCAGAGACCGACTAACTCTACATTTGCCAAAAATCTAGGGCGTGTAGGTGTCGGACTAGCGATCGCATTTACAGCAACTAGCTTAGGTGCTTTTTGGTATGGACGCTATTTTTTAAATGAGCAACTGTCGCCACTATTACAGACCGAGCTTGCCAAATCGCTCAAGCGTCCTTTACAGCTAGG
Coding sequences within it:
- the rppA gene encoding two-component system response regulator RppA — translated: MRILLVDDEEELAEPLQRILANQGYLVDSANSGDRGWELAQTGDYDLLILDWMMPEKSGVEICSSLRQKGDSTPVLILTAKDTLDDRVAGLDSGADDYLVKPFELRELLARVRALLRRAPSPLALTSEPAKLSYGDLELDRDNQVVYRDQIAIALTEREYQLLEYFMFHPNQLLSHELISQHLWKEGEDAPTSNALAAQIKLLRRKIDRDRQISLINTVYGKGYRFG